The following coding sequences are from one Bombus terrestris chromosome 14, iyBomTerr1.2, whole genome shotgun sequence window:
- the LOC100652138 gene encoding liprin-alpha-1 isoform X2, which produces MWNMMCDVMPTIAEDSISQRSSQYSGEDANFEQLMVSMLDERDKLVESLRENQERLQETEARLQEVEKERDSLNRQLNANIPQDFSQLTKELAAARESILEREEEISELKAERNNTRLLLEHLECLVSRHERSLRMTVVKRQAAAQSGVSSEVEVLKALKSLFEHHKALDEKVRERLRVALERNTSLEEELAITKEELQQYKLSGHAPKNIEDRPKENGQAEDGQQQNKNETEQAGGQQEQQQQPQQQQLQQSVQKLGTEKSTEIESRLSNGSLDPVDQDSAARVIDLQATLDKQSSELSTWQRRVAELSGRVAELEETLSKTQKDLLKTQETNVKLQRDLRENVAQKEDQEERIATLEKRYLNAQRESTSLHDLNEKLEQELQHKKAQLKLQEEKIAAIQEKLELAEQKLAQYAKLPEMEEQLKQRMEALTQVRRPNQAQERHGSAEDRIQRLETQLEEKNAEVMRVNQRLKMNEEHNTRLSTTVDKLLSESNERLQVHLKERMHALEEKNALTQELEKTRKIAEDLQNEKAEIVKELGKARLEIDNVKRQMLQQEIAFNIQQTDALTRSLSPNAVDPGSFSRSASHSSFDTHSLPRRTGKRPAIEDDPAKNYVARTLAEQEWEKLQQAHVLANVQQAFDVSSDAEGDGDNESLFSCAADVISPTGHTDAQTLALMLQEQLDAINNEIRLIQEEKQSTEARAEELESRVGSLEHMNLLARGRSLERASPPLSGRSTPKSHHSPNRDYLHKYHTAPASMSPAHLHQYAASLASPGQLSESLPASQLQLSGEELHSVSERDSTGGAGSGGSDAASPLTARSIRLERVAQALAHSQEELRRRTGQAGFPSSGFPAHSRHGQHNNGALNSGTPPSPLSSRHSSQDSLHKNNLSGVGLPIGQLSSSHLHMQSTMSPATAAAVAAAQKKKGIKSSLGRFFSKKEKIKGKDTPMPGDIPGMGGANTPADPDYGDNVSVAGTMGSKSDFDRRKKKSPSMFGSMLDSSRHELLAEAMKAGTPFALWNGPTVVAWLELWVGMPTWYVAACRANVKSGAIMSALSDTEIQREIGISNPLHRLKLRLAIQEMVSLTSPSAPKTSRTTLAFGDMNHEWIGNVWLPSLGLPQYRSTFMECLVDARMLDHLTKKDLRGQLRMVDSFHRTSLQYGISCLKRLNYDRQQLEERRRMAEGANVDVLVWSNDRVIRWVQSIGLKEYGNNLLESGVHGALIALDESFDANSFALALQIPTQNTQARQLLEMEFANLLTVGTERRLDEANSMKS; this is translated from the exons gATTTCTCTCAGTTGACGAAGGAGCTCGCAGCAGCGCGCGAAAGTATcctagaaagagaagaagagatatCGGAACTAAAAGCAGAAAGGAATAATACTCGT CTTCTGCTCGAGCATCTGGAATGCCTGGTTTCCCGACATGAACGATCGCTTAGGATGACTGTAGTGAAGAGGCAAGCCGCCGCGCAATCTGGAGTATCGTCCGAAGTTGAAGTGCTCAAAGCTCTAAAAAGTCTGTTCGAGCACCACAAGGCTTTAGACGAGAAA GTGCGTGAACGATTACGAGTTGCATTAGAAAGGAATACAAGCCTGGAAGAAGAGCTAGCTATTACCAAAGAAGAG CTCCAGCAATATAAATTAAGTGGACATGCGCCTAAAAATATAGAAGATAGACCCAAAGAGAACGGGCAGGCGGAAGATGGGCAGCAACAGAACAAG AATGAGACTGAGCAGGCAGGAGGCCAGCAGGAACAGCAACAACAACCGCAACAACAACAACTGCAGCAGTCAGTACAAAAACTAGGTACGGAGAAGTCAACAGAGATCGAAAGTAGACTGAGCAATGGCAGTCTCGATCCTGTGGACCAGGATTCTGCGGCGCGCGTAATAGATTTGCAAGCTACTCTTGACAAGCAG AGCTCAGAGTTGAGCACATGGCAGCGGCGGGTAGCCGAATTAAGTGGCCGTGTAGCAGAGTTGGAAGAAACTTTGTCCAAGACTCAGAAAGATCTTCTGAAAACCCAAGAAACGAATGTCAAACTGCAGAGAGATTTACGTGAAAATGTTGCCCAAAAAGAGGACCAAGAAGAGAGGATAGCGACTCTTGAAAAACGTTATCTTAATGCTCAACGAGAGTCCACTAGTTTACATGATCTCAATGAGAAGCTGGAGCAAGAGCTGCAGCATAAGAAAGCTCAATTAAAG CtccaagaagaaaaaatagCGGCGATACAGGAGAAACTAGAACTCGCAGAACAAAAATTAGCCCAATACGCTAAGTTACCAGAAATGGAAGAGCAATTAAAGCAGAGGATGGAGGCTCTGACGCAGGTGAGGAGGCCCAACCAG GCTCAAGAAAGACACGGCAGCGCAGAGGATAGAATACAGCGGTTGGAAACGCAACTTGAAGAAAAGAATGCAGAAGTGATGCGTGTCAATCAACGACTTAAGATGAATGAGGAGCATAATACGCGGCTTAGTACAACTGTTGATAAACTTTTGTCAg AATCTAATGAAAGATTGCAAGTACATTTAAAAGAAAGGATGCACGCATTAGAAGAGAAAAACGCACTCACGCAAGAACTGGAAAAGACTAGGAAGATTGCGGAAGATCTTCAAAATGAGAAGGCCGAAATAGTTAAGGAATTAGGGAAAGCTCGCCTTGAAATCGATAACGTGAAAAGGCAGATGCTTCAGCAAGAAATTGCGTTCAATATTCAACAAACTGATGCTCTAACTCGAAGTTTGTCCCCTAATGCAGTGGATCCAGGTTCCTTTTCTAGGAGTGCAAGTCATAGTAGTTTTGATACCCATTCTTTACCAAGAAGAACGGGTAAACGACCTGCAATCGAAGATGATCCAGCAAAG aattatgtaGCGCGCACTTTAGCAGAGCAAGAATGGGAAAAGTTACAGCAGGCTCATGTCCTTGCGAATGTACAACAAGCATTTGATGTTTCTAGTGATGCAGAAGGTGACGGAGATAACGAAAGTTTATTCAGTTGTGCAGCTGATGTAATTAGTCCTACAGGACATACGGATGCTCAAACATTAGCATTAATGTTACAAGAACAATTAGATgcaattaataatgaaattagatTAATCCAG GAAGAAAAGCAAAGTACCGAGGCGCGTGCCGAGGAGTTGGAGTCCCGGGTTGGTAGTCTTGAACATATGAATTTGTTAGCCAGAGGGCGAAGTCTCGAACGAGCATCTCCACCATTAAGTGGACGATCCACTCCAAAATCGCATCATAGTCCAAACAGagattatttacataaatatcataCA GCACCAGCATCAATGTCTCCAGCGCATCTCCATCAATATGCTGCCTCTTTAGCTAGTCCAGGTCAACTTTCGGAATCCCTTCCTGCGAGCCAG tTGCAGTTATcaggcgaagaattgcattcAGTGAGCGAAAGAGATAGCACTGGTGGTGCAGGAAGTGGTGGTAGCGATGCAGCTTCACCGTTAACTGCTCGATCGATCAGGCTAGAACGAGTAGCCCAGGCACTTGCTCACAGTCAAGAGGAACTTAGAAG ACGCACTGGACAAGCCGGATTTCCCAGCAGTGGTTTTCCTGCTCACAG CAGGCATGGGCAACATAACAACGGCGCACTCAATTCTGGGACTCCCCCTTCCCCATTGTCCTCACGTCATAGCAGCCAGGACAGTTTGCATAAGAACAACTTGTCTGGTGTTGGATTGCCAATTGGACAATTGTCTAGTTCGCATTTGCACATGCAATCTACCATGAGTCCAGCAACCGCAGCAGCAGTAGCTGCAGCTCAAAAGAAGAAAGGCATTAAGAGCAGTCTTGGTAGATTTTTCAGCAAGAAAGAAAAG ATCAAGGGGAAAGATACACCAATGCCTGGAGATATACCAGGTATGGGAGGAGCAAATACACCTGCAGATCCTGATTATGGAGATAATGTTTCTGTTGCTGGCACTATGGGTAGTAAAAGCGATTTTGAtcgtagaaaaaagaaaag TCCAAGTATGTTTGGAAGTATGTTAGATTCCTCACGACACGAACTTCTGGCGGAGGCAATGAAAGCTGGAACACCTTTTGCTCTATGGAATGGACCAACTGTAGTGGCTTGGCTTGAGCTTTGGGTGGGCATGCCAACGTGGTATGTTGCAGCTTGCCGGGCAAATGTCAAAAGTGGTGCCATAATGAGTGCTCTTAGTGATACCGAAATTCAGCGTGAAATTGGCATAAG tAATCCTCTACATCGATTGAAACTACGGTTAGCTATTCAAGAAATGGTGTCACTTACAAGTCCATCAGCACCAAAAACTTCTCGCACAACCTTAGCATTTGGAGATATGAATCACGAATGGATTGGTAATGTTTGGCTTCCAAGTCTTGGTTTGCCACAGTATCGATCCACTTTCATGGAGTGCCTTGTTGATGCTAGAATGTTGGATCACCTTACCAAAAAGGACCTTCGTGGTCAACTTAGAATGGTTGATAGTTTTCACAG aACAAGCTTGCAATATGGCATTTCGTGTTTAAAACGATTAAATTATGATAGGCAACAATTAGAAGAAAGGAGACGAATGGCGGAAGGTGCGAACGTCGATGTTCTTGTATGGAGTAATGATCGTGTTATAAGATGGGTGCAATCTATCGGCCTGAAA gAATATGGTAACAACCTCTTAGAATCTGGGGTACATGGAGCTCTTATAGCCCTCGATGAAAGTTTCGACGCGAATAGTTTTGCTCTAGCTTTGCAAATTCCAACGCAAAACACACAA GCTCGGCAGTTGTTAGAGATGGAGTTTGCAAATTTATTAACAGTAGGAACAGAAAGGCGACTCGATGAAGCGAATAGTATGAAATCCTGA
- the LOC100652138 gene encoding liprin-alpha-1 isoform X11: MNEQIRDFSQLTKELAAARESILEREEEISELKAERNNTRLLLEHLECLVSRHERSLRMTVVKRQAAAQSGVSSEVEVLKALKSLFEHHKALDEKVRERLRVALERNTSLEEELAITKEELQQYKLSGHAPKNIEDRPKENGQAEDGQQQNKNETEQAGGQQEQQQQPQQQQLQQSVQKLGTEKSTEIESRLSNGSLDPVDQDSAARVIDLQATLDKQSSELSTWQRRVAELSGRVAELEETLSKTQKDLLKTQETNVKLQRDLRENVAQKEDQEERIATLEKRYLNAQRESTSLHDLNEKLEQELQHKKAQLKLQEEKIAAIQEKLELAEQKLAQYAKLPEMEEQLKQRMEALTQVRRPNQQAQERHGSAEDRIQRLETQLEEKNAEVMRVNQRLKMNEEHNTRLSTTVDKLLSESNERLQVHLKERMHALEEKNALTQELEKTRKIAEDLQNEKAEIVKELGKARLEIDNVKRQMLQQEIAFNIQQTDALTRSLSPNAVDPGSFSRSASHSSFDTHSLPRRTGKRPAIEDDPAKNYVARTLAEQEWEKLQQAHVLANVQQAFDVSSDAEGDGDNESLFSCAADVISPTGHTDAQTLALMLQEQLDAINNEIRLIQEEKQSTEARAEELESRVGSLEHMNLLARGRSLERASPPLSGRSTPKSHHSPNRDYLHKYHTAPASMSPAHLHQYAASLASPGQLSESLPASQLQLSGEELHSVSERDSTGGAGSGGSDAASPLTARSIRLERVAQALAHSQEELRRRTGQAGFPSSGFPAHSRHGQHNNGALNSGTPPSPLSSRHSSQDSLHKNNLSGVGLPIGQLSSSHLHMQSTMSPATAAAVAAAQKKKGIKSSLGRFFSKKEKIKGKDTPMPGDIPGMGGANTPADPDYGDNVSVAGTMGSKSDFDRRKKKSPSMFGSMLDSSRHELLAEAMKAGTPFALWNGPTVVAWLELWVGMPTWYVAACRANVKSGAIMSALSDTEIQREIGISNPLHRLKLRLAIQEMVSLTSPSAPKTSRTTLAFGDMNHEWIGNVWLPSLGLPQYRSTFMECLVDARMLDHLTKKDLRGQLRMVDSFHRTSLQYGISCLKRLNYDRQQLEERRRMAEGANVDVLVWSNDRVIRWVQSIGLKEYGNNLLESGVHGALIALDESFDANSFALALQIPTQNTQARQLLEMEFANLLTVGTERRLDEANSMKS; this comes from the exons gATTTCTCTCAGTTGACGAAGGAGCTCGCAGCAGCGCGCGAAAGTATcctagaaagagaagaagagatatCGGAACTAAAAGCAGAAAGGAATAATACTCGT CTTCTGCTCGAGCATCTGGAATGCCTGGTTTCCCGACATGAACGATCGCTTAGGATGACTGTAGTGAAGAGGCAAGCCGCCGCGCAATCTGGAGTATCGTCCGAAGTTGAAGTGCTCAAAGCTCTAAAAAGTCTGTTCGAGCACCACAAGGCTTTAGACGAGAAA GTGCGTGAACGATTACGAGTTGCATTAGAAAGGAATACAAGCCTGGAAGAAGAGCTAGCTATTACCAAAGAAGAG CTCCAGCAATATAAATTAAGTGGACATGCGCCTAAAAATATAGAAGATAGACCCAAAGAGAACGGGCAGGCGGAAGATGGGCAGCAACAGAACAAG AATGAGACTGAGCAGGCAGGAGGCCAGCAGGAACAGCAACAACAACCGCAACAACAACAACTGCAGCAGTCAGTACAAAAACTAGGTACGGAGAAGTCAACAGAGATCGAAAGTAGACTGAGCAATGGCAGTCTCGATCCTGTGGACCAGGATTCTGCGGCGCGCGTAATAGATTTGCAAGCTACTCTTGACAAGCAG AGCTCAGAGTTGAGCACATGGCAGCGGCGGGTAGCCGAATTAAGTGGCCGTGTAGCAGAGTTGGAAGAAACTTTGTCCAAGACTCAGAAAGATCTTCTGAAAACCCAAGAAACGAATGTCAAACTGCAGAGAGATTTACGTGAAAATGTTGCCCAAAAAGAGGACCAAGAAGAGAGGATAGCGACTCTTGAAAAACGTTATCTTAATGCTCAACGAGAGTCCACTAGTTTACATGATCTCAATGAGAAGCTGGAGCAAGAGCTGCAGCATAAGAAAGCTCAATTAAAG CtccaagaagaaaaaatagCGGCGATACAGGAGAAACTAGAACTCGCAGAACAAAAATTAGCCCAATACGCTAAGTTACCAGAAATGGAAGAGCAATTAAAGCAGAGGATGGAGGCTCTGACGCAGGTGAGGAGGCCCAACCAG caGGCTCAAGAAAGACACGGCAGCGCAGAGGATAGAATACAGCGGTTGGAAACGCAACTTGAAGAAAAGAATGCAGAAGTGATGCGTGTCAATCAACGACTTAAGATGAATGAGGAGCATAATACGCGGCTTAGTACAACTGTTGATAAACTTTTGTCAg AATCTAATGAAAGATTGCAAGTACATTTAAAAGAAAGGATGCACGCATTAGAAGAGAAAAACGCACTCACGCAAGAACTGGAAAAGACTAGGAAGATTGCGGAAGATCTTCAAAATGAGAAGGCCGAAATAGTTAAGGAATTAGGGAAAGCTCGCCTTGAAATCGATAACGTGAAAAGGCAGATGCTTCAGCAAGAAATTGCGTTCAATATTCAACAAACTGATGCTCTAACTCGAAGTTTGTCCCCTAATGCAGTGGATCCAGGTTCCTTTTCTAGGAGTGCAAGTCATAGTAGTTTTGATACCCATTCTTTACCAAGAAGAACGGGTAAACGACCTGCAATCGAAGATGATCCAGCAAAG aattatgtaGCGCGCACTTTAGCAGAGCAAGAATGGGAAAAGTTACAGCAGGCTCATGTCCTTGCGAATGTACAACAAGCATTTGATGTTTCTAGTGATGCAGAAGGTGACGGAGATAACGAAAGTTTATTCAGTTGTGCAGCTGATGTAATTAGTCCTACAGGACATACGGATGCTCAAACATTAGCATTAATGTTACAAGAACAATTAGATgcaattaataatgaaattagatTAATCCAG GAAGAAAAGCAAAGTACCGAGGCGCGTGCCGAGGAGTTGGAGTCCCGGGTTGGTAGTCTTGAACATATGAATTTGTTAGCCAGAGGGCGAAGTCTCGAACGAGCATCTCCACCATTAAGTGGACGATCCACTCCAAAATCGCATCATAGTCCAAACAGagattatttacataaatatcataCA GCACCAGCATCAATGTCTCCAGCGCATCTCCATCAATATGCTGCCTCTTTAGCTAGTCCAGGTCAACTTTCGGAATCCCTTCCTGCGAGCCAG tTGCAGTTATcaggcgaagaattgcattcAGTGAGCGAAAGAGATAGCACTGGTGGTGCAGGAAGTGGTGGTAGCGATGCAGCTTCACCGTTAACTGCTCGATCGATCAGGCTAGAACGAGTAGCCCAGGCACTTGCTCACAGTCAAGAGGAACTTAGAAG ACGCACTGGACAAGCCGGATTTCCCAGCAGTGGTTTTCCTGCTCACAG CAGGCATGGGCAACATAACAACGGCGCACTCAATTCTGGGACTCCCCCTTCCCCATTGTCCTCACGTCATAGCAGCCAGGACAGTTTGCATAAGAACAACTTGTCTGGTGTTGGATTGCCAATTGGACAATTGTCTAGTTCGCATTTGCACATGCAATCTACCATGAGTCCAGCAACCGCAGCAGCAGTAGCTGCAGCTCAAAAGAAGAAAGGCATTAAGAGCAGTCTTGGTAGATTTTTCAGCAAGAAAGAAAAG ATCAAGGGGAAAGATACACCAATGCCTGGAGATATACCAGGTATGGGAGGAGCAAATACACCTGCAGATCCTGATTATGGAGATAATGTTTCTGTTGCTGGCACTATGGGTAGTAAAAGCGATTTTGAtcgtagaaaaaagaaaag TCCAAGTATGTTTGGAAGTATGTTAGATTCCTCACGACACGAACTTCTGGCGGAGGCAATGAAAGCTGGAACACCTTTTGCTCTATGGAATGGACCAACTGTAGTGGCTTGGCTTGAGCTTTGGGTGGGCATGCCAACGTGGTATGTTGCAGCTTGCCGGGCAAATGTCAAAAGTGGTGCCATAATGAGTGCTCTTAGTGATACCGAAATTCAGCGTGAAATTGGCATAAG tAATCCTCTACATCGATTGAAACTACGGTTAGCTATTCAAGAAATGGTGTCACTTACAAGTCCATCAGCACCAAAAACTTCTCGCACAACCTTAGCATTTGGAGATATGAATCACGAATGGATTGGTAATGTTTGGCTTCCAAGTCTTGGTTTGCCACAGTATCGATCCACTTTCATGGAGTGCCTTGTTGATGCTAGAATGTTGGATCACCTTACCAAAAAGGACCTTCGTGGTCAACTTAGAATGGTTGATAGTTTTCACAG aACAAGCTTGCAATATGGCATTTCGTGTTTAAAACGATTAAATTATGATAGGCAACAATTAGAAGAAAGGAGACGAATGGCGGAAGGTGCGAACGTCGATGTTCTTGTATGGAGTAATGATCGTGTTATAAGATGGGTGCAATCTATCGGCCTGAAA gAATATGGTAACAACCTCTTAGAATCTGGGGTACATGGAGCTCTTATAGCCCTCGATGAAAGTTTCGACGCGAATAGTTTTGCTCTAGCTTTGCAAATTCCAACGCAAAACACACAA GCTCGGCAGTTGTTAGAGATGGAGTTTGCAAATTTATTAACAGTAGGAACAGAAAGGCGACTCGATGAAGCGAATAGTATGAAATCCTGA
- the LOC100652138 gene encoding liprin-alpha-1 isoform X7 yields the protein MWNMMCDVMPTIAEDSISQRSSQYSGEDANFEQLMVSMLDERDKLVESLRENQERLQETEARLQEVEKERDSLNRQLNANIPQDFSQLTKELAAARESILEREEEISELKAERNNTRLLLEHLECLVSRHERSLRMTVVKRQAAAQSGVSSEVEVLKALKSLFEHHKALDEKVRERLRVALERNTSLEEELAITKEELQQYKLSGHAPKNIEDRPKENGQAEDGQQQNKNETEQAGGQQEQQQQPQQQQLQQSVQKLGTEKSTEIESRLSNGSLDPVDQDSAARVIDLQATLDKQSSELSTWQRRVAELSGRVAELEETLSKTQKDLLKTQETNVKLQRDLRENVAQKEDQEERIATLEKRYLNAQRESTSLHDLNEKLEQELQHKKAQLKLQEEKIAAIQEKLELAEQKLAQYAKLPEMEEQLKQRMEALTQVRRPNQQAQERHGSAEDRIQRLETQLEEKNAEVMRVNQRLKMNEEHNTRLSTTVDKLLSESNERLQVHLKERMHALEEKNALTQELEKTRKIAEDLQNEKAEIVKELGKARLEIDNVKRQMLQQEIAFNIQQTDALTRSLSPNAVDPGSFSRSASHSSFDTHSLPRRTGKRPAIEDDPAKNYVARTLAEQEWEKLQQAHVLANVQQAFDVSSDAEGDGDNESLFSCAADVISPTGHTDAQTLALMLQEQLDAINNEIRLIQEEKQSTEARAEELESRVGSLEHMNLLARGRSLERASPPLSGRSTPKSHHSPNRDYLHKYHTAPASMSPAHLHQYAASLASPGQLSESLPASQLQLSGEELHSVSERDSTGGAGSGGSDAASPLTARSIRLERVAQALAHSQEELRRHGQHNNGALNSGTPPSPLSSRHSSQDSLHKNNLSGVGLPIGQLSSSHLHMQSTMSPATAAAVAAAQKKKGIKSSLGRFFSKKEKIKGKDTPMPGDIPGMGGANTPADPDYGDNVSVAGTMGSKSDFDRRKKKSPSMFGSMLDSSRHELLAEAMKAGTPFALWNGPTVVAWLELWVGMPTWYVAACRANVKSGAIMSALSDTEIQREIGISNPLHRLKLRLAIQEMVSLTSPSAPKTSRTTLAFGDMNHEWIGNVWLPSLGLPQYRSTFMECLVDARMLDHLTKKDLRGQLRMVDSFHRTSLQYGISCLKRLNYDRQQLEERRRMAEGANVDVLVWSNDRVIRWVQSIGLKEYGNNLLESGVHGALIALDESFDANSFALALQIPTQNTQARQLLEMEFANLLTVGTERRLDEANSMKS from the exons gATTTCTCTCAGTTGACGAAGGAGCTCGCAGCAGCGCGCGAAAGTATcctagaaagagaagaagagatatCGGAACTAAAAGCAGAAAGGAATAATACTCGT CTTCTGCTCGAGCATCTGGAATGCCTGGTTTCCCGACATGAACGATCGCTTAGGATGACTGTAGTGAAGAGGCAAGCCGCCGCGCAATCTGGAGTATCGTCCGAAGTTGAAGTGCTCAAAGCTCTAAAAAGTCTGTTCGAGCACCACAAGGCTTTAGACGAGAAA GTGCGTGAACGATTACGAGTTGCATTAGAAAGGAATACAAGCCTGGAAGAAGAGCTAGCTATTACCAAAGAAGAG CTCCAGCAATATAAATTAAGTGGACATGCGCCTAAAAATATAGAAGATAGACCCAAAGAGAACGGGCAGGCGGAAGATGGGCAGCAACAGAACAAG AATGAGACTGAGCAGGCAGGAGGCCAGCAGGAACAGCAACAACAACCGCAACAACAACAACTGCAGCAGTCAGTACAAAAACTAGGTACGGAGAAGTCAACAGAGATCGAAAGTAGACTGAGCAATGGCAGTCTCGATCCTGTGGACCAGGATTCTGCGGCGCGCGTAATAGATTTGCAAGCTACTCTTGACAAGCAG AGCTCAGAGTTGAGCACATGGCAGCGGCGGGTAGCCGAATTAAGTGGCCGTGTAGCAGAGTTGGAAGAAACTTTGTCCAAGACTCAGAAAGATCTTCTGAAAACCCAAGAAACGAATGTCAAACTGCAGAGAGATTTACGTGAAAATGTTGCCCAAAAAGAGGACCAAGAAGAGAGGATAGCGACTCTTGAAAAACGTTATCTTAATGCTCAACGAGAGTCCACTAGTTTACATGATCTCAATGAGAAGCTGGAGCAAGAGCTGCAGCATAAGAAAGCTCAATTAAAG CtccaagaagaaaaaatagCGGCGATACAGGAGAAACTAGAACTCGCAGAACAAAAATTAGCCCAATACGCTAAGTTACCAGAAATGGAAGAGCAATTAAAGCAGAGGATGGAGGCTCTGACGCAGGTGAGGAGGCCCAACCAG caGGCTCAAGAAAGACACGGCAGCGCAGAGGATAGAATACAGCGGTTGGAAACGCAACTTGAAGAAAAGAATGCAGAAGTGATGCGTGTCAATCAACGACTTAAGATGAATGAGGAGCATAATACGCGGCTTAGTACAACTGTTGATAAACTTTTGTCAg AATCTAATGAAAGATTGCAAGTACATTTAAAAGAAAGGATGCACGCATTAGAAGAGAAAAACGCACTCACGCAAGAACTGGAAAAGACTAGGAAGATTGCGGAAGATCTTCAAAATGAGAAGGCCGAAATAGTTAAGGAATTAGGGAAAGCTCGCCTTGAAATCGATAACGTGAAAAGGCAGATGCTTCAGCAAGAAATTGCGTTCAATATTCAACAAACTGATGCTCTAACTCGAAGTTTGTCCCCTAATGCAGTGGATCCAGGTTCCTTTTCTAGGAGTGCAAGTCATAGTAGTTTTGATACCCATTCTTTACCAAGAAGAACGGGTAAACGACCTGCAATCGAAGATGATCCAGCAAAG aattatgtaGCGCGCACTTTAGCAGAGCAAGAATGGGAAAAGTTACAGCAGGCTCATGTCCTTGCGAATGTACAACAAGCATTTGATGTTTCTAGTGATGCAGAAGGTGACGGAGATAACGAAAGTTTATTCAGTTGTGCAGCTGATGTAATTAGTCCTACAGGACATACGGATGCTCAAACATTAGCATTAATGTTACAAGAACAATTAGATgcaattaataatgaaattagatTAATCCAG GAAGAAAAGCAAAGTACCGAGGCGCGTGCCGAGGAGTTGGAGTCCCGGGTTGGTAGTCTTGAACATATGAATTTGTTAGCCAGAGGGCGAAGTCTCGAACGAGCATCTCCACCATTAAGTGGACGATCCACTCCAAAATCGCATCATAGTCCAAACAGagattatttacataaatatcataCA GCACCAGCATCAATGTCTCCAGCGCATCTCCATCAATATGCTGCCTCTTTAGCTAGTCCAGGTCAACTTTCGGAATCCCTTCCTGCGAGCCAG tTGCAGTTATcaggcgaagaattgcattcAGTGAGCGAAAGAGATAGCACTGGTGGTGCAGGAAGTGGTGGTAGCGATGCAGCTTCACCGTTAACTGCTCGATCGATCAGGCTAGAACGAGTAGCCCAGGCACTTGCTCACAGTCAAGAGGAACTTAGAAG GCATGGGCAACATAACAACGGCGCACTCAATTCTGGGACTCCCCCTTCCCCATTGTCCTCACGTCATAGCAGCCAGGACAGTTTGCATAAGAACAACTTGTCTGGTGTTGGATTGCCAATTGGACAATTGTCTAGTTCGCATTTGCACATGCAATCTACCATGAGTCCAGCAACCGCAGCAGCAGTAGCTGCAGCTCAAAAGAAGAAAGGCATTAAGAGCAGTCTTGGTAGATTTTTCAGCAAGAAAGAAAAG ATCAAGGGGAAAGATACACCAATGCCTGGAGATATACCAGGTATGGGAGGAGCAAATACACCTGCAGATCCTGATTATGGAGATAATGTTTCTGTTGCTGGCACTATGGGTAGTAAAAGCGATTTTGAtcgtagaaaaaagaaaag TCCAAGTATGTTTGGAAGTATGTTAGATTCCTCACGACACGAACTTCTGGCGGAGGCAATGAAAGCTGGAACACCTTTTGCTCTATGGAATGGACCAACTGTAGTGGCTTGGCTTGAGCTTTGGGTGGGCATGCCAACGTGGTATGTTGCAGCTTGCCGGGCAAATGTCAAAAGTGGTGCCATAATGAGTGCTCTTAGTGATACCGAAATTCAGCGTGAAATTGGCATAAG tAATCCTCTACATCGATTGAAACTACGGTTAGCTATTCAAGAAATGGTGTCACTTACAAGTCCATCAGCACCAAAAACTTCTCGCACAACCTTAGCATTTGGAGATATGAATCACGAATGGATTGGTAATGTTTGGCTTCCAAGTCTTGGTTTGCCACAGTATCGATCCACTTTCATGGAGTGCCTTGTTGATGCTAGAATGTTGGATCACCTTACCAAAAAGGACCTTCGTGGTCAACTTAGAATGGTTGATAGTTTTCACAG aACAAGCTTGCAATATGGCATTTCGTGTTTAAAACGATTAAATTATGATAGGCAACAATTAGAAGAAAGGAGACGAATGGCGGAAGGTGCGAACGTCGATGTTCTTGTATGGAGTAATGATCGTGTTATAAGATGGGTGCAATCTATCGGCCTGAAA gAATATGGTAACAACCTCTTAGAATCTGGGGTACATGGAGCTCTTATAGCCCTCGATGAAAGTTTCGACGCGAATAGTTTTGCTCTAGCTTTGCAAATTCCAACGCAAAACACACAA GCTCGGCAGTTGTTAGAGATGGAGTTTGCAAATTTATTAACAGTAGGAACAGAAAGGCGACTCGATGAAGCGAATAGTATGAAATCCTGA